From the Elusimicrobiota bacterium genome, one window contains:
- a CDS encoding glycosyltransferase family 2 protein, with protein sequence MIKNKKVIVVMPAYNAEKTLRKTYMDIPKGVVDDIILVDDASKDKTVEIAKSLGIKTISHEKNMGYGANQKTCYKEALKNGADVIVMIHPDYQYDARLTPYIAGIVADDICDVVLGNRIRTRREAITGGMPLYKYVANRILTIFENFMLGQNLGEFHSGFRAYSKNVLKTIRWEENSDDFVFDQQFLIEAVACKLRIGDIPVPAKYFPEASSINFIRSSKYGISALLFLLRFLIHKLGLFSQQIFTPLKVMPEKSPE encoded by the coding sequence ATGATAAAAAATAAAAAAGTAATTGTAGTTATGCCTGCTTATAACGCAGAAAAAACTCTTCGTAAAACATATATGGATATACCAAAAGGAGTTGTTGATGATATAATTCTTGTAGATGATGCTTCAAAAGATAAAACTGTTGAAATTGCAAAATCGCTGGGGATAAAGACAATCAGTCACGAAAAAAATATGGGATATGGAGCAAATCAAAAGACATGTTATAAAGAAGCGTTAAAAAATGGGGCGGATGTAATTGTTATGATTCATCCTGATTATCAATATGATGCACGTTTAACACCTTATATTGCAGGTATTGTTGCCGATGATATTTGTGATGTTGTTTTGGGAAATAGAATACGAACCAGACGGGAAGCTATAACCGGAGGAATGCCTTTATATAAGTATGTTGCAAATAGAATATTGACAATATTTGAAAATTTTATGCTTGGTCAGAATCTTGGGGAGTTTCATTCCGGGTTCAGGGCTTATTCTAAAAATGTTTTAAAGACAATCAGGTGGGAAGAGAACTCTGATGATTTTGTTTTTGATCAACAATTTTTAATTGAGGCAGTTGCTTGTAAATTAAGAATTGGTGATATTCCTGTTCCGGCAAAATATTTTCCGGAAGCATCATCAATAAATTTTATAAGAAGCAGTAAGTACGGGATAAGTGCCCTGCTTTTTCTGTTGAGGTTTTTAATTCATAAATTAGGACTATTTTCTCAACAAATATTTACCCCGTTAAAAGTAATGCCGGAGAAATCACCAGAATAA
- a CDS encoding nucleotidyltransferase family protein, translating into MKAIILAGGRGKRLDELSTNMNKCMLKINGKQMLEYSLDNAINSNVNEIIVVVGYKAEEIINHYGNSYNGKKIKYIIQSEQNGLVHAIECAKEAIGKDDFMLLLGDEIMQKPRQKEMLDYFNKSGAFVVCGILKVENRELIKKTYAVIKDDNDIIYRLIEKPRKPLNDYMGTGNCVFKNEIFKYIEFTPIHHERHEKELPDLIQCAIDDGKMVKSFIICEKYANINLKDDIDKDYNLG; encoded by the coding sequence ATGAAAGCGATTATACTTGCCGGGGGTAGAGGTAAAAGATTGGATGAACTTTCTACTAACATGAACAAGTGCATGCTTAAGATAAATGGTAAGCAGATGCTGGAATACAGTCTGGATAATGCCATCAACAGCAATGTGAATGAGATTATTGTGGTGGTAGGTTATAAAGCCGAAGAGATAATAAATCATTACGGGAATAGCTATAATGGCAAGAAAATCAAATATATAATTCAATCGGAACAAAATGGTCTGGTACATGCGATTGAATGTGCTAAAGAAGCGATAGGGAAAGACGATTTTATGCTGCTGCTGGGTGACGAGATAATGCAAAAACCAAGGCAAAAAGAAATGCTTGATTATTTCAATAAAAGCGGAGCATTTGTGGTCTGTGGCATATTGAAAGTAGAAAACAGGGAATTGATAAAAAAAACGTATGCTGTTATAAAAGATGATAATGATATTATTTACAGACTTATTGAAAAACCAAGAAAACCTCTTAACGATTATATGGGTACAGGAAACTGTGTATTCAAAAATGAGATATTTAAATATATAGAATTTACCCCCATACATCACGAACGGCATGAAAAAGAGCTTCCCGATCTTATTCAATGTGCTATAGATGACGGGAAAATGGTAAAATCTTTCATTATTTGCGAAAAGTATGCAAATATAAACCTGAAAGATGATATTGACAAAGATTATAATCTCGGTTGA
- a CDS encoding glycosyltransferase family 4 protein, with product MSCLFCLISITCMRCSRAGEKWNISLTFLSRPQKCNDFILNVLVINKMKICFVTSSFPRKYPDHIAPWFRETTLELLKRGNSLSVFVPAYMGCCQKEYEGAEVWRFRYAPVAYERLTHEDSSPANLSSLLWQLVLVSYIILGSINAIFYFARRKFDVIDVHWPFPQAIFGIIGKYLSGARLIYHFYASEILLIRKNIFLSKLFDFMMFFADDIIAISNPTKEWVETMIRPKIPVHVVYFGNTIPFKEQPATTAIPDFSKEPVKLFYAGKLIERLGPQYLIEAVKILKERGVAFSLSIAGLGYMYDEIVEKIKHYGLAESVMLKGFLYKEKLIQEYIDCHIFIFPSIIDSRGDTTGLGMVAMDALFYAKPVIASFVGGVVDIIIDGKTGYNVPQKDVKALAEKIIYVRDHYLEATVLALKGHSYAIENFSWDAVVSKLLKVYSRT from the coding sequence ATGTCATGTCTTTTTTGTTTGATAAGTATTACCTGCATGCGTTGTTCAAGAGCAGGAGAAAAGTGGAATATTTCACTAACCTTTTTAAGCAGACCACAAAAATGTAATGATTTTATTCTCAATGTTTTAGTTATAAATAAAATGAAAATCTGTTTCGTAACATCGTCATTTCCAAGAAAATATCCAGACCACATCGCCCCGTGGTTCAGGGAAACAACACTGGAACTTTTAAAAAGAGGGAATAGCCTATCGGTTTTTGTCCCGGCGTATATGGGTTGTTGTCAAAAGGAATATGAAGGTGCTGAAGTATGGCGTTTTCGCTATGCTCCGGTTGCCTACGAGCGTCTTACACATGAAGATTCTTCACCTGCTAATCTTTCCAGCCTGTTATGGCAGTTGGTCCTTGTATCCTATATTATATTGGGATCCATAAATGCCATTTTTTATTTCGCTCGCCGTAAGTTTGATGTGATAGATGTCCACTGGCCTTTTCCTCAAGCAATATTCGGTATAATCGGCAAATATTTAAGCGGAGCCAGGCTTATATACCATTTTTATGCTTCTGAGATTTTACTAATCCGAAAAAACATATTTTTGAGTAAATTATTTGATTTTATGATGTTTTTTGCTGACGATATAATTGCCATTTCAAATCCGACCAAAGAATGGGTTGAGACAATGATTAGACCAAAGATACCGGTTCACGTTGTATATTTTGGTAATACCATACCTTTCAAGGAGCAGCCGGCAACCACCGCGATACCGGATTTTAGTAAAGAGCCTGTTAAACTCTTTTATGCCGGAAAACTCATAGAAAGACTTGGACCGCAGTACCTCATAGAGGCAGTGAAAATTCTTAAAGAACGGGGTGTTGCTTTCTCTCTGTCTATTGCAGGATTAGGTTACATGTATGATGAAATAGTAGAAAAAATAAAACATTATGGACTTGCAGAATCGGTTATGCTTAAGGGTTTTTTATACAAGGAAAAATTAATTCAGGAATATATAGACTGCCACATTTTTATTTTTCCTTCCATAATTGACTCCAGGGGAGATACAACAGGACTTGGGATGGTAGCAATGGATGCTCTTTTCTATGCAAAGCCGGTAATAGCTTCGTTTGTAGGTGGTGTTGTGGATATAATCATTGATGGGAAGACCGGATATAATGTACCGCAGAAAGATGTCAAGGCACTTGCCGAAAAAATAATATATGTCAGAGATCATTACTTGGAAGCCACTGTTCTCGCTTTGAAAGGACATTCTTACGCAATTGAGAATTTTTCCTGGGATGCGGTTGTTTCAAAACTTCTGAAGGTTTATAGCAGGACTTAA
- a CDS encoding glycosyltransferase family 39 protein, giving the protein MIIWILLLAASIVRVWGINFAFPLRYGHIDESVIIFYTMRFFTGDFNPNPFFDYPTLYLYLLSFCYYLYFIIGFIFGKFNSIASFIAFYDSNPVPFILIGRILTTIFSIATIYLTYLFAKKLFDKRAGLLAALFLSFSWQHILSSHYATTDITAAFFMLVTVVFTWDVYVKGDLKSYIFAGLFCGLSIAAKYYGGIVLLVIILYGWKNKKYLTISFLTTIAGFFAGCPYAFIDYAGFMERFFNRFNLIVGWDKLYLFSAFLNYPQILIGGLGYFLVIAIIIGFIVLLINRKKQDIFLLIILLVMLLFFGTWKQGAGGRYILALYPFFAIISAQIIGKIKDKTIFIIVILVFLITVIPKIVKTDILLSQKDTRVIAREWILKNIPAGARILRGPFCPEFPNDNYIVKIDWYDNIKNGSLKDIRKKYDYVVSSSLHDDPESFTGYLKKNGEVICEISEEAIGEFQNPIIKVYKLK; this is encoded by the coding sequence ATGATAATTTGGATTTTACTTTTAGCTGCTTCAATCGTAAGAGTCTGGGGAATAAATTTTGCCTTTCCTTTAAGATATGGACATATTGATGAATCCGTTATAATATTTTATACGATGAGATTTTTTACAGGAGATTTTAACCCAAACCCTTTTTTTGATTATCCAACCCTTTATTTATATCTGCTTTCTTTTTGTTATTATTTATATTTTATAATAGGTTTTATTTTTGGAAAGTTTAATTCAATAGCTAGTTTCATTGCATTTTACGATTCTAATCCTGTTCCGTTCATCTTAATAGGAAGAATACTCACGACTATTTTTTCAATAGCTACTATCTATTTGACGTATCTGTTTGCTAAAAAACTTTTTGACAAGAGAGCAGGTCTTTTAGCTGCACTTTTTCTTTCTTTTAGCTGGCAGCATATTTTAAGTTCTCATTACGCTACCACTGATATTACCGCAGCATTTTTTATGTTAGTTACCGTTGTTTTCACATGGGATGTTTATGTCAAGGGTGATTTAAAATCTTATATTTTTGCAGGATTGTTTTGTGGTCTTTCAATAGCAGCTAAATATTACGGCGGGATTGTTCTTTTGGTTATCATATTGTATGGTTGGAAAAATAAAAAATATTTAACAATTTCATTCCTAACGACAATTGCCGGATTTTTTGCGGGATGTCCATACGCATTTATTGATTATGCGGGATTTATGGAAAGGTTTTTTAATAGATTTAATCTTATTGTCGGTTGGGATAAATTGTATCTGTTTTCAGCATTTTTGAATTATCCGCAAATTCTTATAGGCGGATTAGGATATTTTTTAGTAATAGCAATAATTATAGGATTTATTGTTTTATTAATTAATAGAAAGAAACAGGATATATTTTTATTAATAATTTTACTGGTTATGTTGCTTTTTTTCGGTACTTGGAAACAAGGTGCAGGAGGAAGGTATATCCTTGCACTTTATCCTTTTTTTGCTATAATATCTGCACAAATTATCGGAAAAATCAAAGACAAAACAATATTTATAATTGTTATTTTGGTTTTTTTAATAACTGTAATACCAAAAATAGTAAAAACAGACATTTTATTATCTCAGAAAGATACCCGTGTTATAGCAAGAGAATGGATATTGAAAAATATCCCCGCTGGAGCGAGAATATTGCGAGGTCCTTTTTGTCCTGAGTTTCCAAATGATAACTATATTGTAAAAATAGACTGGTATGATAATATTAAAAATGGTAGTTTGAAAGATATACGAAAGAAATATGATTATGTAGTAAGTAGTTCTTTGCATGATGACCCGGAATCTTTTACCGGCTACTTGAAAAAAAACGGAGAAGTTATCTGTGAAATATCAGAAGAAGCAATAGGGGAATTTCAAAATCCAATAATAAAGGTATACAAACTAAAATGA
- a CDS encoding glycosyltransferase family 39 protein, with amino-acid sequence MKKIFFYVIFIWIVLILFCYFLKYPLPNFMERFWEILFFSIIVFISFQVGNYLLSKFSSYLNTSLNIAFSIGVGLSIFSIIIFTIGIFGILYKSLFYILFLVLLVLSLLRIHNLKKLELPKLSSNNNILYIFFIFLGIAFIGALTQPTFYDSLVYHLAIPLQYIKHHKIYNIDTNIFANFPQNIEMLYTMSLLLYDDILANLIHFLFLPLTLLLIYDFLRNIYDNEVSIFASLIFITTPAVILVSCGTYIDMGLTFYLLLGFIALLEWIKTSERKWLVLSSLLCGFSLGIKYTASISIFIFILLILYNCILTKKNVFSILTLFIIPMFFVFMPWLIKNYIFTKNPIFPFFVFGEIPLYVQKYLEHVSSHGISGSMSLITLPWDLTMNGVNFGGGFDIIGPFYLVFLPILLLIRKTNKIIKLCFFYMVIYFFLWSFSARVLRFLIPVLPIAAIVFSACIYELNIEKLFKHIVKIIFIVIIVSNLCILLFIQNYVGSALYLSGNMSKDEYLCRFINPNNYYPAVKFMNETFNSKSKTLFVGEARSYFTKYNVDNSSPFDADVFVEIANNSSKPEELWYKLKERNFTHVLWNYPEYERLKGSFRPFDFTSKSIEIINIFKEKYLKNLYENKGLYVYEIKQ; translated from the coding sequence ATGAAAAAAATATTTTTTTATGTTATTTTTATTTGGATAGTACTAATATTATTTTGCTATTTCTTAAAGTATCCTTTACCAAATTTCATGGAACGATTTTGGGAGATATTGTTTTTCAGCATTATTGTTTTTATATCTTTTCAAGTAGGAAATTATTTGTTAAGTAAGTTTAGTTCTTATTTAAACACATCATTAAATATTGCATTTAGCATCGGAGTAGGATTAAGTATATTTTCAATAATTATTTTTACAATAGGAATATTCGGAATTTTATATAAATCTTTATTTTATATTTTGTTTTTAGTTTTGTTGGTTTTATCTTTACTGAGAATACATAATCTTAAAAAATTAGAATTACCGAAATTAAGTTCAAATAATAATATTTTATATATATTTTTTATTTTTCTTGGAATCGCTTTCATTGGCGCTCTCACTCAACCCACGTTTTATGATTCACTTGTTTATCATTTGGCAATTCCTTTACAGTATATAAAACACCATAAAATATATAATATAGATACGAATATCTTTGCAAATTTCCCGCAAAATATTGAAATGTTATATACCATGTCTTTACTTTTATATGACGATATTCTTGCCAATCTCATTCACTTTTTATTTCTACCTTTGACCTTGTTGTTAATTTATGATTTTTTAAGAAATATATATGATAATGAAGTCTCAATATTTGCATCATTAATATTCATTACAACACCGGCAGTTATTTTGGTATCCTGCGGTACTTATATAGATATGGGGCTTACCTTCTATTTGCTTTTAGGTTTTATCGCTCTTTTAGAATGGATAAAAACATCTGAAAGGAAATGGCTGGTTTTATCAAGTTTATTATGTGGTTTTTCATTAGGCATAAAATACACCGCATCCATATCTATATTCATCTTTATTTTACTAATTTTATATAATTGTATTTTAACCAAAAAAAATGTATTTTCAATATTAACATTATTTATCATCCCGATGTTTTTTGTATTTATGCCCTGGCTTATTAAAAATTATATTTTTACAAAAAATCCTATTTTCCCTTTTTTTGTTTTCGGTGAAATACCTTTGTATGTGCAGAAATACTTAGAACATGTTTCTAGTCACGGAATAAGCGGTAGTATGTCTCTGATAACTTTGCCGTGGGACTTAACTATGAACGGAGTTAATTTCGGCGGTGGGTTTGACATCATAGGACCTTTTTACTTAGTATTTTTACCAATATTGCTTTTAATAAGAAAAACAAACAAAATAATAAAATTATGTTTTTTTTATATGGTGATATATTTCTTTCTATGGTCATTTTCTGCAAGAGTCCTAAGGTTTCTTATTCCGGTACTTCCGATAGCAGCTATTGTATTTTCCGCATGTATTTATGAATTAAATATAGAAAAATTATTTAAACATATTGTAAAAATAATATTTATTGTTATAATAGTCTCTAATTTATGCATTTTGTTATTTATACAGAACTATGTGGGTTCTGCGCTATATTTATCAGGAAACATGTCTAAAGACGAATATCTATGCAGATTCATTAATCCAAATAATTATTATCCTGCAGTAAAATTTATGAATGAGACGTTTAATAGTAAATCTAAAACTCTTTTTGTCGGTGAAGCAAGAAGTTATTTTACAAAGTATAATGTAGATAACAGCAGTCCTTTTGATGCTGACGTTTTTGTTGAAATAGCGAATAATTCATCAAAACCCGAAGAACTGTGGTATAAATTAAAAGAAAGAAATTTCACACATGTCCTTTGGAATTATCCGGAATATGAACGATTAAAAGGAAGTTTCAGACCTTTTGATTTTACTTCTAAATCTATTGAGATAATAAATATTTTCAAAGAAAAATATCTTAAAAACCTTTATGAGAATAAAGGACTTTATGTTTATGAGATAAAACAATGA
- a CDS encoding glycosyltransferase, giving the protein MTKNNTNMSKTKIFHLITSLNIGGTEKYLLTVLKNLKDKYDFSVGYLKERGLVADEIEELGIPVNKYNIFSLLKYLKENKVQIIHTYLYRANVLGRMIGKAAGVPVVISSQQSIDSWKKYYHVWLDKIASYFCDLIITNSLTAKNVLIEREKIPAKKIIVIYNGVFKPQNIKHKITNEFIVGCVTRLHREKGVYLIPDIAKIIIEKNKNIRFFIFGDGPEKQNLELGIKNLKLEDSVKFYGWQNDLEKIYTSFDLLLLPSEEESFPQAALDAMAFGIPVVASDVGGVFELVEDNKTGVLIKTRTVVLFADAILTIYEDKPLFKSFSENAKIKSMEYSLDKMINVVDNVYKSYIK; this is encoded by the coding sequence ATGACTAAAAACAACACAAATATGAGCAAAACTAAAATATTTCACCTAATAACAAGTTTAAATATCGGTGGTACAGAAAAATATTTATTAACGGTTTTAAAAAATCTCAAAGACAAATATGATTTTTCAGTCGGTTACTTGAAGGAGCGGGGACTGGTTGCAGATGAAATTGAGGAGCTTGGGATTCCGGTAAACAAATATAATATTTTTTCACTTCTAAAATATCTTAAGGAGAATAAGGTGCAAATTATTCATACATATCTTTACAGAGCAAATGTTTTGGGAAGAATGATTGGGAAAGCGGCCGGAGTACCGGTTGTAATTTCAAGTCAACAAAGTATTGATAGCTGGAAAAAGTATTATCATGTATGGCTTGATAAAATTGCTTCGTATTTTTGCGATTTAATAATTACAAATTCTTTAACAGCAAAAAATGTTTTAATTGAAAGAGAAAAAATACCGGCAAAAAAAATAATAGTTATTTACAATGGTGTCTTTAAGCCGCAGAACATAAAGCATAAAATCACAAATGAATTTATTGTCGGGTGTGTTACACGACTTCATAGGGAAAAAGGTGTATATTTAATTCCTGATATCGCAAAAATTATTATAGAAAAGAACAAAAATATAAGGTTTTTTATCTTCGGTGATGGTCCTGAAAAACAGAATTTAGAATTAGGAATTAAGAATTTAAAATTAGAAGATTCGGTCAAATTTTACGGATGGCAAAATGATTTAGAAAAAATTTATACATCTTTTGATTTATTATTACTGCCTTCAGAAGAAGAATCTTTTCCACAAGCGGCACTTGATGCCATGGCTTTTGGTATACCGGTAGTTGCCTCTGATGTTGGAGGTGTTTTTGAACTTGTTGAAGACAATAAAACAGGGGTTCTTATAAAAACACGAACAGTAGTATTATTTGCAGATGCAATATTGACAATATATGAAGATAAACCTCTTTTTAAAAGTTTTTCGGAAAATGCAAAAATAAAATCAATGGAATATTCATTGGATAAAATGATAAATGTTGTGGATAATGTTTATAAAAGTTATATAAAATGA
- a CDS encoding radical SAM protein, protein MTKTSDIFLIVPPSRTNTQWLPFGLMHISSYLSAQGDDNVILDYKDISEAGAFNKILLRISTEKPRFVGITCMVSEIEMVKNLCLLIRKENTFSKIIIGGPHPSSNPQHFIDFNVSFDYLVIGEGEQTFHELIKVLRANKPVDSVKGIAYIKDGILKINDPRPLIENIDSLPFPAYDKVDMEYYCRPNVWTIRPIYISSFNLFTVRGCCYSCKFCVEYTVFGRKVRGMSPERVAEHIEYVINKYRIDAIYFMDELFTLSKERIYKIFNLLNAKSIHIIFGCQTRVNLLDSELAKFMKENGCLQIDFGIESGSEKMLKVMNKNTTIQRIVETGQICNKAGIRHLANMLINLPGETMEDIEMSVQLAKRMKYSLVLWNVYLPFPGSGLGKSLELMDFNTILQYPSKMTIDLLEKKYKFGNYSKSLHEILDYLHRNTFHPKYLKLTLNLDYWKSMFYVMSFLFDKYYLHALFKSRRKVEYFTNLFKQTTKM, encoded by the coding sequence ATGACTAAAACTTCTGATATCTTTCTTATAGTACCGCCTTCACGGACCAATACCCAGTGGCTGCCTTTCGGTCTCATGCATATTTCTTCATATCTGAGCGCCCAGGGCGATGATAACGTAATATTAGATTACAAAGACATTAGCGAGGCCGGTGCATTTAATAAAATACTACTGCGAATTTCTACGGAAAAACCGAGATTTGTAGGTATCACATGCATGGTTTCTGAAATAGAAATGGTAAAGAATCTATGCTTGCTTATACGAAAGGAGAATACCTTTTCCAAAATAATAATAGGCGGACCGCATCCCAGCAGTAATCCGCAACACTTCATCGATTTCAATGTTTCCTTTGATTATCTGGTTATTGGTGAAGGGGAACAGACCTTTCATGAACTTATTAAGGTACTTAGGGCTAATAAACCGGTAGACTCAGTCAAAGGTATTGCATATATTAAAGACGGAATACTAAAAATAAACGACCCCCGTCCTTTAATAGAAAACATAGATTCTTTGCCTTTTCCTGCATATGACAAAGTGGATATGGAATATTACTGCAGGCCAAACGTTTGGACAATAAGACCTATATACATTTCAAGTTTCAATCTATTTACCGTGCGGGGTTGTTGCTACAGTTGTAAATTTTGTGTTGAGTACACTGTATTTGGCAGAAAGGTGCGCGGTATGAGTCCTGAGCGGGTGGCGGAACATATTGAATACGTGATAAATAAATACCGGATTGATGCAATATATTTTATGGATGAGTTGTTTACCCTATCAAAGGAACGCATCTATAAAATATTTAATCTTCTTAATGCCAAGAGTATTCACATTATTTTCGGTTGTCAAACCAGAGTCAATCTTTTAGATTCGGAACTGGCAAAGTTCATGAAGGAAAACGGTTGCTTGCAGATAGATTTCGGCATAGAATCCGGTTCGGAGAAAATGCTTAAAGTGATGAACAAGAATACCACAATACAAAGAATAGTTGAAACCGGTCAAATTTGCAACAAAGCAGGCATACGTCATCTTGCCAACATGCTCATAAACCTGCCTGGTGAAACAATGGAAGACATAGAAATGTCCGTGCAACTGGCGAAAAGGATGAAGTACAGCCTTGTCTTATGGAATGTATACCTGCCTTTTCCGGGTTCCGGATTAGGCAAGAGTCTTGAACTGATGGATTTCAACACTATCCTTCAGTATCCTTCAAAAATGACAATAGATCTTCTTGAAAAAAAATATAAATTTGGTAATTACAGCAAAAGCCTGCATGAAATACTGGATTATCTTCACAGGAATACTTTTCATCCAAAATATCTGAAATTAACTTTAAACTTAGATTACTGGAAATCAATGTTTTATGTCATGTCTTTTTTGTTTGATAAGTATTACCTGCATGCGTTGTTCAAGAGCAGGAGAAAAGTGGAATATTTCACTAACCTTTTTAAGCAGACCACAAAAATGTAA
- a CDS encoding tetratricopeptide repeat protein has protein sequence MNIIIVIIVVMIAAVFLVYQFNLQDEKITKVKKIEKMIEMWKNPLISEIGDYEAVINKLTDKTKKAAGLFLVGEFYFYKVNKSEHELKRLRDVYTEIIGKYSNFEKIDDVLFKIANVYFFDYFSFIESIKYYEKLLNEYTNSKWIKVAAERLSLIKSAYPDDESALKKYALAEKYFEVQNFDKTIECLKSILATHPNSKLTGMAYYFLGDIFFFKKSDYTIALNYYSQLVEKLPQHRYVGSAQFKIGETYRKLQKYNEAIIAYKKFLENYNDFQYTDYAQYYIGQCYEDIKDWVLAVRTYKLLVANYLESIWVDIAMSKIKNLEKLIIK, from the coding sequence ATGAATATAATAATAGTAATTATAGTCGTTATGATAGCTGCTGTATTTTTAGTTTATCAATTTAATTTACAAGACGAAAAGATTACTAAAGTAAAAAAAATAGAGAAAATGATTGAGATGTGGAAAAATCCTCTAATTTCTGAAATAGGAGATTACGAAGCTGTCATAAATAAATTAACAGATAAAACAAAAAAAGCAGCAGGGCTTTTCTTAGTTGGTGAATTTTACTTCTATAAAGTAAATAAGTCTGAACACGAATTAAAACGTTTGCGTGATGTTTACACGGAAATTATAGGAAAATACAGTAATTTTGAAAAAATAGACGATGTTTTGTTTAAAATTGCAAACGTGTATTTTTTTGATTATTTTAGTTTTATCGAATCAATAAAATATTACGAAAAACTTTTAAATGAATATACAAACAGTAAATGGATAAAGGTGGCAGCTGAAAGGCTTAGTCTCATAAAATCTGCTTATCCCGATGATGAATCTGCGTTGAAAAAATATGCTTTAGCGGAGAAATATTTTGAAGTGCAGAACTTTGATAAAACAATTGAATGTTTAAAATCAATACTGGCTACTCATCCAAACTCTAAGCTTACCGGTATGGCATATTATTTTCTTGGCGATATTTTCTTTTTTAAAAAATCAGATTATACGATTGCGTTAAATTATTATTCTCAACTTGTAGAGAAATTACCCCAACATAGATATGTAGGAAGCGCACAATTTAAAATTGGAGAAACCTATAGAAAGTTACAAAAATACAATGAAGCAATAATTGCATATAAAAAATTTCTGGAAAATTACAATGATTTTCAATATACTGATTATGCACAATACTACATAGGTCAATGTTACGAAGATATTAAGGACTGGGTACTCGCTGTAAGAACATATAAATTGTTGGTTGCAAATTATCTCGAAAGCATATGGGTTGATATTGCAATGAGTAAAATTAAAAATTTGGAAAAGTTAATAATAAAATGA